In Citrus sinensis cultivar Valencia sweet orange chromosome 2, DVS_A1.0, whole genome shotgun sequence, a single genomic region encodes these proteins:
- the LOC102624726 gene encoding protein MET1, chloroplastic isoform X2, with the protein MSLAPSSYASLYSPPPLPRTNQNPFLFSQNSHVWFKKNCFLSASGCSCNTLLVKPSVFVAKASETEAQASPEAESGSEEQEEKYEEYEVEIEQPYGLKFAKGRDGGTYIDAIAPGGSADKTGMFQVGDKVLATSAVFGTEIWPAAEYGRTMYTIRQRVGPLLMKMQKRYGKMEQTGELSEKEIIRAERNSGVISNRVREIQMQNYMKKKEQKERREQDLREGLQLYRTGKYEVAREKFESVLGSKPTPEESSVASYNVACCYSKLNQVKAGLSALEDALLAGYEDFKRVRTDPDLENLRASEEFDVLLKRFDESFINENAINAIKSLFGLLDKK; encoded by the exons ATGTCTTTGGCTCCAAGTAGCTACGCGTCTCTTTACTCGCCACCACCATTGCCAAGAACCAATCAAAACCCCTTTTTGTTCTCTCAAAACAGTCATGTTTGGTTCAAAAAGAACTGTTTTTTGAGCGCTTCAGGGTGTTCTTGCAATACCCTTTTGGTGAAACCATCTGTTTTTGTGGCTAAAGCATCAGAAACTGAAGCACAGGCATCGCCAGAAGCTGAGAGTGGAagtgaagaacaagaagagaAGTACGAAGAGTATGAGGTTGAAATAGAGCAGCCTTACGGGCTGAAATTTGCCAAAGGAAGGGATGGTGGGACCTACATCGATGCTATTGCCCCTGGTGGATCGGCTGATAAGACTGGCATGTTTCAAGTTGGTGATAAAGTTCTTGCCACCAG TGCAGTGTTTGGGACGGAAATATGGCCTGCCGCTGAATATGGGAGGACAATGTACACTATTCGCCAGAGAGTTGGCCCATTGCTTATGAAAATGCAAAAGAGATACG GGAAAATGGAGCAGACGGGTGAATTATCTGAAAAGGAGATTATAAGAGCTGAGAGGAACTCAGGTGTAATTAGTAACAGAGTGAGGGAAATCCAA ATGCAAAATTACATGAAAAAGAAGGAACAGAAAGAACGCCGAGAACAGGATCTTCGTGAAGGGCTGCAACTTTATAG GACTGGCAAATATGAGGTAGCTCGGGAGAAGTTTGAGTCTGTATTAGGATCAAAACCAACTCCAGAGGAAAGTTCAGTGGCTAGCTACAATGTTGCATGTTGTTACTCTAAGCTTAATCAG GTAAAAGCCGGGCTCTCAGCGCTTGAAGATGCATTGCTGGCGGGATACGAAGACTTTAAG AGAGTCCGGACAGATCCTGACTTAGAAAATCTCAGAGCTTCCGAGGAATTTGATGTTCTTCTAAAAAGGTTTGATGAGTCATTTATCAATGAGAACGCCATCAATGCCATTAAGTCATTGTTCGGGTTATTAGACAAGAAATAA